The following nucleotide sequence is from Streptomyces sp. HUAS CB01.
AGAGTCGGCATGAATGCCGGCAACAGTTCCCCGACGGCCCCCACCGGGCACGCGCCCGTCGGCTACCCCGCTCGCCGGGAGCACGAGATCCGGCACGTCCTCGGGGACTTCCACACAGAACTCGACGAGTGGAGCGAAGCAGTCCTGACCGAGGGGCCGCTCCTGAAGCACCGCTCACAGGTGACAGGCGCGACAGGCGTCCTCCGGGCCGCTCTCGAACGCGTGGAGCGCATGTCGGCGCCGGACCGATCACAGCGAGCTCCCGAGATCATGCTTGATCTGCACCACCTGTGGGACTTCTTCCGCGGCAAACTGCTGATCCGTCACCTGCCCCGCTACAAGTCCCTGCTCGACGTCTCGGACGAACTGGCCTGGTCCCTCTACGAGCCCGCACTCCGCGCGGCGGGAACCAAGGCGGGACAGTTCCCCAAGGAGCCGCCACTGACCTTCTTGAGCCGTCGTCCCATCCCCTTCGCCATGGCCCGAGGCGCAGACTTCGAGCCACTGCTTTCCCACGGCAGGCAGCGGACCTTCCACGGTCGCAGCGCTGCCCAGCACCTGCCGTTCCCCCTCATCGGCATCCCATGGTCCAGCGGCCGCCACCTTCCAGCACTCCTCGCAGTTGCCCATGAGACCGGCCACCACATCGAGGACGACTTCGGCCTGGCGCCCACGCTCAAGTCCCGACTCGCCGAACGAGCCGGCCTCACCCCGCAGCGATTGGCTCACTGGGAACGCTGGCTCGGCGAGACATTCGCAGACGTCTGCGCCACCACGGCATGCGGAGCCGCGTACCTCTGGACGCTGACCGACGCCCTCGGCCCCGCGGGCCCCGACGGCGAAGAGGGGTCAGGAGACTATCCGCCGGCCCGCCTGCGCGCCCTCGTCTGCCGCGCAGCCATGCCGCCGGGCACCGCCGGCCTCCTGCCGCCACTCCCCGGGCAACCCGACGCTTCGGACGATGAAGCAGAAGCCGTCGTAGCCGCCCTGACCGGAGAGGGAATGGCAGAACTCGACGGCCGCACGCCACAAGACCTCTTCGGCCTGCGCAGGCCCGAAGGCCTCACCCTCACCGTGGACCGACTGCTGAACACCTTGCCATCCAGCCGAGGGGACGTGCCAGGCATCCTCGCCGCGGCAACGCTCGCCTTCATGACAGCACCCGACAGCTACACCGAACGAGGGATAGGGGAACGCGCGCTCAACGAGGTACTGGCTCTCGTCACCCAGACCGCGCGAGCCGACACGGACCGCGACCTCCGCGCACAACGCGATGCAGCCTCGGGAAACGCCCTCTTCGACGCCCTCTCAGGACCGAGAAGGAGCAACCAGGGAGGCCAAGCCAGACGGCAGCAAGCGTGACATCGTCCTGACGACCAACGCCTATGACGGTGCCGGCAACCTCATCCAGGAGACCACCGGCGGAGTCCGCACCACCGTCACCCACGCCGTCGACGCCACGGGCCGCACCACACGCAGCACCCTCGACCCGACCGGCCTCAACCGCGTCACCACGTACGACTACGACGGCGACGACCGCATCATCCAGCAGACCCGGACGATCGACCCCCAGGCAAGAAGCTCACCGCGACCACCGACTACGACGCGGCCGGAAACCCCACCACGTCGACGCTCACCGAATGGTCCAGCACACGGATCACGACACAGACCTACGACACCGCGGCCTGATCACCTCCACGGTGAGCCCTCGTGGCAACGACTCCGGCGCGAATCCGAGTGATGGGCTGTCAGGTCACCTTCGTGTGGGTGGATGCGTTGTGCGATGTCTCCGAGGCCGTCCGTGATCTGTCGGATGCGCTGGGCGTCAGGAGATGGCTCCTTCTACCGGTCCGCGTGGGGAGCGTGTCGAGCTGCTTCTGGACGCTTTCCTTGTCCCGGTGCGCTTCGTTGATCCATTGGGTGACGACGGCGGGGTCGGCGCCGGCGACGCGGGCGGCCTGGTAGCGGGCGAGGCGGCGGTCGCAGCCCTTGATCGCTTTGCGGGGCTGGGCCTGCTCGGAGGTCGGTGTGCACGGGCTCCTCCCGTGTGATGACCGGTCCCGGATCCCGTGCCATCGCGGCCATTGCTTTCGTGAACCAAGGAGTGGCAAGCATATGAAGGTCGCCGTCACCTTTCCCAGCGCCGGTCTGCAGCTGGCCGGCATCCTGTTCACCCCGGACGACCACACCGGCGCCCCGCTGCCGGCCGTGGTGGTCTCCCACCCGGGCGGCGGTGTGAAGGAGCAGACCGCGAGCAACCACGCCGAACGGCTGGCCCGCGAGGGCTTCGCCGCGCTCGTCTTCGACGCCGCCTACCAGGGCGACAGCGAGGGCTCCCCGCGCGGTCTGGAGAACCCCTTCCAGCGTGCCGAGGACGTCCGTGCCGCCGTCAGCCATCTGTCGACTCGGGACGGCATCGACCCGGCCCGCATCGGCGCCCTGGGCATCTGCGCCTCCGGCGGCTACGTGCCGTTCGCCGCGCAGACCGACCACCGCATCAAGGCGGTCGCCACGGTCAGCGCCGTCGACGTTCGCAGCCTGCTGGTCGAAGGCCTGGGCCGCGGCCAGGGCCCCGAGGTCCTGCAGTCCCTGCTCGACCAGGCCGGCGCCGCACGCACCGCGGAAGCCAAGGGCGAGGCACCGGCCGTGCTGAACTGGGCCCCGGAAGGCCCGGAAGGCCCGGAAGGCCCGGAAGGCCCGGAGGGTCTGGAGGAAGCACCGACCCTCTACCGGGAAGCACAGAACTACTACCGCACTCCGCGGGGTGGTCACTGCAACTCGAACAACGAATGGCCGCTGCGCAGCATCGACCACATCGCACAGTTCGACCCCTACGCCATGATCGAGCTCATCGCGCCGCGCCCCGTGCTGATGATCGTCGGCTCCGAGTCGGACACCGCCTACTTCAGCCGTGAGGCCATCGGGAAGGCTCGGGAGCCCAAGGAACTGTTCGTCGTCGACGGCGCCACCCACATCTCCCTGTACGACCAGGACGCGCACGTCGTGCCCGCGGTCGCCAAGCTCGCCGACTTCTTCGGCCAGCACCTGACCGCGTGACACACCCGAGCACCTCGGCGCCGTCCTGCAGCGGATCGCAACAATGAAGAGAACGGAACAATGCAAACGGAATCTGTGCGTTTCAAGAATCGGACCTGGGATGTGGCGGCTGACCTCCGTGTCCCGGACGGGTTCGATCCGGCGGAGAAGCACCCGGCCATCGTCTGCGCCCACCCGATCAGCAGCTGCAAGGAGCAGACGTCGGGCAACGTCTACGCCGAGCGACTGACCGAACTGGGCCAGGTGACGCTCGCGTTCGACGCCTCGCACCAGGGACAGAGCGGCGGTGAGCCCCGCTACCTGGAGGACCCGGCCACACGTGGAAGACTTCCGCTGTGCGGTGGACCTCCTGGTCACGCTCGACTACGTCGACGAGGACCGCATCGGCGTCGTGGGCGTCTGCGGTGGTGGCGGCTATGCCGCGACGGCGGCGAGGACGGACCGCCGTATCAAGGCGCTGGGCACCGTGGTAGCCGCGAACTACGGACGGATTGTGGACGCTCACGCAATTCCCCAGCCAGAAGTTCACGATCTTCCCCAGGGGGATCCCGGAGTCCGCATCGCGGGCGCTGCCCATTAGAGGTGGAACACCGACGTTCGCTATCGCCTTCTGCCTCGGCCGAGCGGGCTGATAGAACCCCGTCATCATGTATCGCTGGTCGGCCGGGGCCGTCAGAACCGCCCCAGCAGTCGACAACTCCGGTCGATCACAGGTTTCTTCCACTCTCATACATGGCCAGCTCTTCGGGCGTGCCGTTGAACGCGGGGCCGCAGTTGGACGGCAGTCGCTCCACGACCATCGTGATCGCCTCCTGTGCTGTATCAGCTCTCCCGATCTTCTGAGTCCGCGAAGGTCCCTCAACGTAGTACGGCCCGGCGTGGCCCGGGCCGGCTGTTGTCGGGCCGATGTAGGGCACGTCCCATGTCCAACGCTGCTCAGTGCAGCGGCTGAAGTGCAGCTCCCACATCCCAACCCAGGGAAAGAGCTGCCGTAGCCGTGGCTCAGCGTATGCCGCCGCAACCAACTCAGCGCTGACCCGATCGGAGTCGAGTAGCTCCTGCCATGCCGCTTCCACCTTGTCTGCGCCTGAAGCGTTCGTCGTCATGCTCGAATTCTCCACTGCGGTCAGGTTGGGTGGGCGCGGTGAGGTCGGGAGCGCTATGCCGCACGATCGAGTATCCGGGCTACCGCGTCGTCGAAGCCCCGACCGAGGGGGGCGTCCCGGTCTGCAAAGTTCTCGCCCCGGTGCTCGCCTCCAGACGTGCGGACGCTGAGCCCCCTCGTCCAGCCGTCTGAGCCGCACACCGAACCGCCGTCCGGACAGGGGTGGGGAATTACGTGAAGCCGAAGGTGTGACCCGTGGGGAATTACTTGACCGTCGACACGGATCATGCGCGAGGGCAACCTCACCCCTCACGCGGCGCTCGAAACGCTCGAAGCGATCTGCAGGCAGCGTACGGCCGAGGCACGTGGCGCGGAACCGCTGATCACCACCTACATCCCCGACTCCCCCGAGGAGCGGGAGCAGGTCGGCGTCTCGGACGTCGACATCGTCAACGCTGTGGACTACTACCGCACGTCCCGAGGGCAGAACTCGAACTCACCGAACAGGCTGCGTTTCTCGGGCCTGCAGGCGGCACTGGATTCGACGCCTTCCATCTGGCAGAGGTTCTGCTGACGCAGCCCCTGCAAGTCATCGTGGGCGACGTGCCGGGTGCGTTCGGTTCGTACCGAGGCGGCTGGGAACTCTTCGACCGGGCCAGGTCGGACCGGAAGAACATCTTCGTCGTCGAGGGCGCGAGCCACTACGACCTGTACGACCAGCCGGAGTACACCACCCAGGCGCTGGAGAAGCTCGAATCCTTCTTCGCGGACACCCTGTAGACCGAACGCTGCGCCGGCCCGACCGGTGTCTGCCGAAGGGCGGCTGCCAGAACGACCACCCTTCACCCACCCGGCCGGGTGCTGGCGATCACAGCACCCGGCCGACCGAACAGGGAGACCATGTCGCCGGCAACCTCAGCGGGGAGAGCCGACAGGAGTGGCCCGAGGCCGGCAGCAAGGGGCTCTACCCGACATTCCGAACCGGGTTCCAGGGCCGCTACGTGCGGTTCCTGGGTGGCTGGCCGTTGCCGGGCGGGTGCTGTCCGGGGCCGGTGGGGTCCTGTGCCAGCGGGGTGGGGGACAGGATGGTGTCCTCTTCCCCGGGTTCGAGGAGGGTGTCGGCGGCGCCGATGATCAGCGGGTCGGGTGTGCCGACCGCTGCGGGGTCTTTGCGGGCGTAGTCGACGCAGGTGAGCAGATGGCGGATGGCCTCGAGCCGGGCGCGCCGTTTGTCGTTGCTCTTCACCACGGTCCAGGGTGCCCCGGTGGTGTCCGTGGCGCGGAACATGGCGACCTTGGCCTGCGTGTAGGCATCCCAAAGGTCGAGCGAGGCGACGTCGGTGGGGGAGAGTTTCCATTGGCGGACCGGGTCGACCTGGCGGATCGCGAACCGGGTGCGCTGCTCGGCTTGGGAGACGGAGAACCAGAACTTCACCAGGCAGATGCCATCCTGCACCAACATCTGTTCGAATACGGGGC
It contains:
- a CDS encoding alpha/beta hydrolase, whose product is MKVAVTFPSAGLQLAGILFTPDDHTGAPLPAVVVSHPGGGVKEQTASNHAERLAREGFAALVFDAAYQGDSEGSPRGLENPFQRAEDVRAAVSHLSTRDGIDPARIGALGICASGGYVPFAAQTDHRIKAVATVSAVDVRSLLVEGLGRGQGPEVLQSLLDQAGAARTAEAKGEAPAVLNWAPEGPEGPEGPEGPEGLEEAPTLYREAQNYYRTPRGGHCNSNNEWPLRSIDHIAQFDPYAMIELIAPRPVLMIVGSESDTAYFSREAIGKAREPKELFVVDGATHISLYDQDAHVVPAVAKLADFFGQHLTA
- a CDS encoding DUF6193 family natural product biosynthesis protein gives rise to the protein MTTNASGADKVEAAWQELLDSDRVSAELVAAAYAEPRLRQLFPWVGMWELHFSRCTEQRWTWDVPYIGPTTAGPGHAGPYYVEGPSRTQKIGRADTAQEAITMVVERLPSNCGPAFNGTPEELAMYESGRNL
- a CDS encoding alpha/beta hydrolase, giving the protein MPGAFGSYRGGWELFDRARSDRKNIFVVEGASHYDLYDQPEYTTQALEKLESFFADTL
- a CDS encoding dienelactone hydrolase family protein produces the protein MEDFRCAVDLLVTLDYVDEDRIGVVGVCGGGGYAATAARTDRRIKALGTVVAANYGRIVDAHAIPQPEVHDLPQGDPGVRIAGAAH